The genomic segment aactagtcgtttttgtatttttcttatcgttaatgactatattttacctatatctatatggAAAGACAATTCAACGATTGAAAACTCATTCTCCGATAAAAACacatggaattttatttttttttatataatttaataggaatacatgtaggtaggtaagtatagtatattattatgtgcctaATGGACGCGCGTATCCTAAATTATTCAACTGTACCTAGATACATAATAGCTGATAATACCATCAGAATTACCTACCGACTAGTTTTCGTCCCGTAAACCTAACAGAGAAAACCCACTTTGGATCGtgactttttttatattgatgtaagcttttttttcctcttttgttattgttattatcattatttattattatcatattttcctGTTAAATATGTCTTATACTTCCAAGCTTAGTGCTACTAATGGGTGGCTCCTTATTCAGGCAACctcataatgttttttttttattctattattatattagtcttATTGTGcttaaatgtacatattgtatatttcttgtaaaaaaaaatttttNNNNNNNNNNNNNNNNNNNNNNNNNNNNNNNNNNNNNNNNNNNNNNNNNNNNNNNNNNNNNNNNNNNNNNNNNNNNNNNNNNNNNNNNNNNNNNNNNNNNaaaaagatgggcaagtggatgtcactctgctataaagtaggttacaagtgggtcactgtataatggatgatattaaatttgaattcaatgatataatattattgtataagaaaaacgattctgagtggagacggtatgtcagtctaggtataagacatattatatacttatctatggtattaaaacaaaaattgacctataataggtatctataataaattccaaattaatcatatcacaatattcattaggtaacgcattatacatcaacaacaaaccgtggtactatcacatatgtataatagtatactttagaagtttaaagtacccacgaataatattattatacaatcaaaacaaaataactaaaatagttattctagatatttaaatatgtaatttcgtccaaatttgaacttaaaattactataaaaatgaattgttactttgtattttttagattttttggtaacagaattaattatttacgtggaattttgttttaaattttcaattcttagatataaaagttgaacattttatacatttttaagtacaaaataattattcaactttaaatttgataaatgttgtcaaaattcgatctttaaatgcttataaaaaaaaattttccgttgtattttaatatttttcaactgcaattgtaacaatatatcagaagctttgtattaaattttaatgattttttacccaacaaataaaactttattgatatttgtagaaaaaaaaactaaaaaaattgaaaacttacaatgtccgtaaacagctcaaaaagagtcaaattattttcaaaattttatcgtgtatattaaatgctaatataaacatttagtgaaatttgcTAGTAGCTAcagacatttgttttttaattacaatacaataagaaaataattacatgagaaatcgaatgaatatcaaatgttatataaatatgaatttcaaacgctcataaatatttaatttgatttttttgtagacatttttttttttgataaagatagacaatattatgagggatcttgtattacattttcaaatcttagatttaaaaagaacatttttcatgaatttctaactcgaaatataAAACCCGAATATAAAACATTCGggttaacccgaaacccgaataattttgttttgtttgattgttttgtagttagttgctttataataataataaattaacaggaacaattttacaatcaatcataggtaaattcaataattattttcttagaaataaaatctattaaaatcattaattgattCTGATTAAACTAAAtctccaaatattaaataatttcttatacctaataaatgtatgcatatttGTATAATCTATTACTCTCAACAAATCTGAACAACGTATTGACACTTAATTGTCGTGAACAAAATACCAAATCCTCATAAGTaatgactaataagtaataatacctatagttaatacctaaatagtattatttgccAACCAACTTCCCATGCGGTATAATTTAGTAACGAATACAGCTGTTTTGTAATTTTCTGgaaatctaaaaacataaattaaattttattttatttctctgcCGTTCAACGCCCCTATGGTGCCCACCTATATAGGTGACTTCgcaaatggaaaataaataagtatccAACTAATTTTCCAGTATCTTAGTTCTTGCAGTTTCTTAGAAAAATGTAACTTACCACTGTACATTAATAAACTCAATGTGTTTTTTTCTAGCCTATAATAACGGTTATAGAACCCTTATGGCTTATATTGGACATTTATCAGCTTAATTATCTGGACacttaattgtattgtttaataaaataatgacttatttcgacaaaaattgaattattgcaaaaaacataataatcaatacagataatttattttggttggTTTTAAACATactaacataaaaatgtaacgcaaaacaacaattattgcGCAGTTTGGATATTGCGTTGTGAACTAATTATTGTGGCATAATATGGCGGGTTGTTTAAGATttcaaataagtattaaaagattttgaaaaacggaaaaaatcaagtgaaattaataaaaattttatctaattatctGCAGATAATCAGATGACAGttgtttttatctatataagataaaataataaggtgtatttattttatctagataagataaaaagataaatatttttatctagataacttatTTAGATAATGCACAACACTGAATGATACGTATTCTTGTTATACTCTATCTTGCAAAAGCCAATtggtgttaatatatttaaaattaaaaattaaaattaaataaaacctaacctaatctaaccgaaaatgtaaattactaattagttatgttggagattaatttaaaacaaaaattagtcaAACATAATCTTGTTTAGGTATTGTATGTAAGgtcacttaaataattataaaatgtgtggtaagtaattaaaatacaaaacataccAATATGTTTATACTAGATACCTACTTGGATGGTAATAccagtgtaaaatatttttatatggttttaaagaaatataaaatgacgCAGCAATCGTATTCTGAATGAAATAACTGatgattttttaacgatttaacgACGTCCCAAAGTTAAAATGGGACTTCTTGGCCTCAAGTCTCAACtatgaactaatattataatgacaatgaCACGGCGTTTTTCAcaagacattataataattcattgaaGTCACGGGTAGGCTCATAAAAAACCAACGTAGGTATTATAGTGGATagataattttcatatttatttattattatataacgggCACAAGGCccaaaaatgcaatattatattttacatacatttgaaaaataatacatggtAACAGAAAGTAATTAcaaatatcgaataatataacttaaataacacAACATTTTGACGACATAAAGTAATTATcaattaacaaaacaaataacgaatattctgtattataaactaaataaggTAGGGTGCTCATTGGTCAAACGCATCGTTCGATCAAATGGGTTGTTCTTACCATAGTTAGTATGATGGAAAGGAATTACAAAAGGAAAACTTGATCTAGATGAACGAGGGGGAACTCTAAAGTTAACTTGGAGGAGTAAGGAGGGAGCATCAATATAACCATTAATTAGCTTACTCAAAAACTTCAGATTAGCTGTCATACGTCTATCAACCAAGGAAATCAATCCAAGCTTTTTAGAGACAGGAAGGTAATTCTATATAAGTGTGAAAATTGAGGTCAGAACAGAAAATTACACCCAGATCTTTTATAGTAGTGACCATATCATTTATAGTAGTGTACAAAATAGATTTCTTTCCTACATTGCCTACATAATGAAGATACCTCACCCTACGCATGACTATTCCTCAATTCGTAGTTCATTGGGAATACCAATGCTGTCAACTCGTCGACAAGATGCTGATGAGCGCTTTATAACCTCGCTCCTAGTTGGCACCATAGATGCACCCGATCTCCtctctaaaatatgttttcttatTCCTTCCTTATTTTCCAGAAACCACGCACTCTTCCAAGTTCCAactcataatacattatacggaCATAATCACCCCTTGCACAGAATGCTTCGTAATCTGAACtatcttaattttgattttaataaataattaaataatatcattgttataaatatgttgtatcatagttttatattactaaattaagGTATTACCATTTagtctatattatgttgtgtttttcCATATGTTCTAATTTTgtgtgtatttgtattattatattattgttatatctattaattgtaaacttaatctgttaatttaaaattgccgtttggcgtttatatattataaataaataaatatctatactcGAACCATTTATTGAGTATGCGTTTACTATAGGTGAACGACTCCTAGTAAAATACATAGACTTACATTTGTCAATGTTAAATTGTAACCCAATAGATTTGAACCACAACACAAGAGTATTCAACTCGTCTTGAAGAGATAAACAGTCATCAAATGAATCAAttcttctaaaaatgtttaaatcatcTGCAAACATAAGGAATCTACTATCAGGAATAGCAGATTTTATACCATTAACAAATAGAGAGAAAAGTATAGGTGATAAATGCCCTCCTTGTGGGACACCGGATGGGACATGAGGTATAGTAGACTTCTTGTCATAAATTTTCACCCATTGTATTTTACCAGACAGGTCGGATTTAAGTTATGAAAGTATTGGTTCACCAAAaccagtttttaataaaatttccaTAAGAATTGAGTGGTCTACACGGTCAAAGGCTTTggtaaaatcagtaaaaatgacATCAACCTGTGAGCCTTGTTCAACTGCATCAAAAACgaagttattaaacgtatttaaatttaaggtgGCAGACTGCTGGGATCTAAAACGGTATTGCTCATCCATTAACACTATGTTAACGGAAGGCAAAATACTTTTAAGGACTAACTGTTCAAAAAGTTTAGCAATATGGTTCTGGATTGAAATTGGTCGGTAATTTCTAACATCCGATTTATCCCCGGATTTGAATATTGGAGTTACTGAACTCATTTTAAATGATGATGGATAAATACCATCCTTCAACGAATGACAAAATATCATCCATAACGGAAAA from the Acyrthosiphon pisum isolate AL4f chromosome X, pea_aphid_22Mar2018_4r6ur, whole genome shotgun sequence genome contains:
- the LOC103308234 gene encoding uncharacterized protein LOC103308234; this encodes MSSVTPIFKSGDKSDVRNYRPISIQNHIAKLFEQLVLKSILPSVNIVLMDEQYRFRSQQSATLNLNTFNNFVFDAVEQGSQVDVIFTDFTKAFDRVDHSILMEILLKTGFGEPILS